Proteins co-encoded in one Flavobacteriaceae bacterium MAR_2009_75 genomic window:
- a CDS encoding peptidase M28-like protein, whose translation MKRLILLSLLCLSFLGYAQTDDAEQIKEIYETALTVGKAYDWLNHLSNQIGGRLSGSVQAQQAVDYTKAQLDSLGLDRVWLQPVMVPKWVRGTPEFAYFETSPGLSTNVPICALGGSVATPLGGLKANVIEVKGIEDLKKLGSEKIKGKIVFYNRPMDPTLIDTYSSYSGCVDQRYSGAEEAAKFGAVGVVVRSMNLRLDDLPHTGSMSYGETAVSDRIPAAAISTNGAELLSTTLKLNPETKFYFKQSCKQFDDVESFNVVGEIKGSEFPDEIMVVGGHLDSWDLGDGSHDDGAGCVQSMDVLRLLKKTGYKPKRTIRVVLFMNEENGLRGGNKYAEVALQKKEKHVFALESDAGGFTPRGFSFDCSEANLERVQGWKNLFEPYLIHLFVKGYSGADIGPLKEEGMVLAGLRPDSQRYFVHHHAENDTFEHVNKRELELGAASMASLVYLFDKYGVLPTKKIKG comes from the coding sequence ATGAAGAGATTGATACTGCTTTCCCTATTGTGCCTAAGCTTTCTTGGGTATGCCCAGACAGACGATGCCGAGCAAATTAAAGAAATCTATGAAACGGCCCTAACAGTTGGTAAGGCCTATGATTGGTTGAACCATTTGTCGAATCAAATTGGGGGTAGGCTTTCTGGTTCGGTACAAGCGCAACAGGCCGTAGATTATACAAAGGCTCAATTAGACTCGTTAGGTTTGGATAGGGTATGGCTTCAGCCGGTCATGGTGCCTAAATGGGTTCGTGGCACCCCTGAATTTGCATACTTTGAAACAAGTCCTGGTTTATCGACCAATGTGCCGATTTGTGCCCTTGGTGGCTCTGTGGCAACGCCATTGGGCGGGTTGAAAGCTAATGTAATTGAAGTGAAGGGTATTGAAGATTTAAAAAAATTGGGCTCGGAGAAAATAAAGGGGAAAATCGTTTTTTATAACCGCCCGATGGACCCTACCTTGATTGATACCTACAGTTCATATTCAGGTTGTGTCGATCAGCGATATTCGGGGGCGGAAGAAGCGGCCAAATTCGGTGCCGTTGGTGTAGTCGTTCGCTCAATGAACCTGCGTTTAGACGATTTACCACATACCGGGTCGATGAGTTATGGTGAGACCGCCGTTTCAGATAGAATACCAGCAGCAGCTATTAGCACGAACGGGGCCGAACTTTTGAGCACTACATTAAAGTTGAATCCTGAAACAAAATTTTATTTCAAACAAAGCTGTAAGCAATTTGATGATGTTGAATCGTTCAATGTGGTGGGAGAAATAAAAGGAAGTGAATTCCCAGATGAGATTATGGTAGTTGGCGGACATTTAGATTCTTGGGACCTCGGAGATGGCTCGCATGATGATGGTGCCGGATGCGTACAAAGTATGGATGTCTTAAGATTACTTAAAAAAACGGGTTATAAACCAAAAAGAACGATTAGGGTAGTTCTGTTCATGAATGAAGAAAACGGTTTGCGTGGCGGGAATAAGTACGCTGAAGTTGCCCTTCAGAAAAAAGAAAAACATGTGTTTGCATTGGAAAGCGATGCAGGGGGCTTTACTCCAAGGGGCTTCTCTTTCGATTGCTCAGAAGCGAATTTAGAAAGAGTGCAGGGCTGGAAAAATCTATTTGAACCCTATTTGATACATCTCTTTGTAAAAGGGTATAGTGGTGCCGATATTGGTCCTTTAAAAGAAGAAGGAATGGTGTTGGCAGGGCTTCGCCCTGATTCACAAAGGTATTTCGTACATCATCATGCCGAAAATGATACTTTCGAACATGTGAACAAAAGGGAATTGGAACTAGGAGCCGCTAGCATGGCGAGCTTGGTCTATCTTTTCGATAAATACGGAGTTCTTCCGACCAAAAAGATAAAAGGGTAA
- a CDS encoding PPK2 family polyphosphate:nucleotide phosphotransferase, which yields MNTSKINTFKITDKVKLADFPTYEDFGASDKELKKQLREVREELGDFQDTLYAHGKYSVLVCLQGMDTAGKDSLIREVFKDFNVRGVVVHSFKVPTELERKHDYLWRHYIALPARGKFGVFNRTHYENVLVTRVHPEYILGEQLPKVNSVDDINEVFWDRRFDQINDFERHIAENGTIIFKFFLNLSKEEQRQRVLRRLALQRKNWKFSPGDLEERKLWKEYQVCYEDALNRTSKPHAPWYVIPADNKKAARLSVATILLKELKKYKDITEPELEAKIKANLEAYKNQLQNEE from the coding sequence ATGAATACATCTAAAATCAATACTTTCAAGATAACCGATAAGGTGAAATTGGCCGATTTTCCAACTTATGAAGACTTCGGTGCTTCTGATAAAGAATTAAAAAAGCAGCTTAGAGAAGTTCGTGAAGAACTGGGTGATTTTCAAGATACCCTTTACGCCCATGGAAAATATAGCGTGCTTGTTTGTCTACAAGGAATGGATACTGCTGGTAAAGACAGCCTAATAAGAGAGGTGTTCAAAGATTTTAATGTGCGTGGGGTGGTGGTACACAGCTTCAAAGTACCTACGGAGTTGGAAAGAAAGCACGATTATTTATGGAGACACTACATTGCATTGCCGGCAAGGGGCAAGTTTGGTGTTTTTAACCGTACTCATTATGAAAACGTTTTGGTAACGCGAGTACATCCAGAATACATTTTAGGAGAGCAGCTTCCGAAGGTAAATTCAGTAGATGATATCAATGAAGTTTTTTGGGATAGGAGGTTTGATCAAATCAATGATTTTGAACGACATATTGCTGAAAACGGAACCATAATTTTTAAATTCTTTCTTAACCTCTCTAAAGAAGAGCAACGCCAAAGAGTGTTAAGACGGTTGGCTCTGCAACGTAAAAACTGGAAATTTTCACCGGGCGACCTCGAAGAAAGAAAATTATGGAAAGAATACCAAGTTTGTTATGAAGATGCCCTGAACAGAACATCTAAACCTCATGCACCTTGGTATGTAATACCTGCTGATAATAAGAAGGCCGCTCGCCTCAGTGTAGCCACTATTCTATTGAAAGAGTTAAAAAAATACAAAGATATAACCGAGCCAGAGCTTGAAGCAAAAATTAAAGCTAATTTAGAAGCTTATAAAAATCAGCTGCAAAACGAAGAATAA
- a CDS encoding DNA-binding NtrC family response regulator gives MSKILVVEDEAAIRRVLVKILSEENNTYQLEEAEDGIKGLEAIKNNDYDLVLCDIKMPKMDGVEVLEAAKKVKPEIPFIMISGHGDLETAVNTMRIGAFDYISKPPDLNRLLTTVRNALDRKELVVENKILKKKVGKNYEMIGDSDEIKAIKDMIEKVAPTEARVLITGSNGTGKELVAHWVHQKSQRSAAPFIEVNCAAIPSELIESELFGHVKGAFTSAVRDRAGKFEAANKGTIFLDEIGDMSLSAQAKVLRALQENKISRVGTDKDIKVDVRVVAATNKDLKKEIEENRFREDLYHRLAVILIKVPALNDRRDDIPLLINHFTKKITAEQGVGTKTFSDRAIELLKGYDWTGNIRELRNVVERLIILGGKEVTEEDVKLFASK, from the coding sequence ATGTCTAAAATATTGGTTGTTGAAGATGAAGCAGCTATACGAAGGGTCTTGGTTAAAATTCTTTCCGAAGAAAATAATACATATCAATTAGAGGAAGCTGAAGATGGAATAAAAGGTCTAGAGGCAATCAAGAACAACGATTATGATTTGGTTCTTTGTGATATAAAAATGCCTAAAATGGATGGCGTAGAGGTGCTTGAAGCCGCTAAAAAAGTAAAACCTGAAATACCTTTTATAATGATTTCTGGGCATGGAGATTTAGAAACCGCTGTAAACACCATGAGAATAGGTGCCTTCGATTACATATCAAAACCGCCAGATTTAAATCGCTTATTAACAACAGTTAGAAATGCGCTAGACAGAAAAGAACTTGTTGTAGAAAATAAGATTTTAAAGAAAAAGGTTGGTAAGAATTATGAAATGATCGGTGATAGTGATGAGATAAAGGCTATCAAAGATATGATAGAAAAAGTGGCGCCGACCGAGGCCCGAGTTTTGATTACCGGATCCAACGGCACGGGTAAGGAATTGGTTGCTCATTGGGTTCATCAAAAAAGCCAAAGGAGTGCCGCTCCGTTCATTGAGGTCAATTGTGCGGCCATACCATCAGAACTTATCGAAAGTGAGCTCTTCGGTCATGTTAAAGGGGCATTTACATCTGCGGTACGCGACCGGGCGGGTAAGTTCGAGGCGGCCAACAAGGGCACCATATTTTTAGATGAAATTGGTGATATGAGCCTCTCGGCACAAGCTAAAGTCTTACGTGCTTTACAAGAGAATAAAATTTCTCGGGTAGGTACCGATAAAGATATCAAAGTTGACGTAAGGGTTGTTGCGGCGACCAATAAGGATCTAAAAAAGGAAATTGAAGAAAATAGGTTTCGTGAAGACCTTTACCACCGGCTTGCGGTGATACTTATTAAAGTTCCAGCACTTAATGATAGGCGTGATGATATTCCGTTATTAATTAATCATTTCACCAAAAAAATAACAGCAGAACAGGGGGTAGGTACCAAGACATTCTCCGATAGGGCTATCGAGCTATTGAAAGGCTATGACTGGACGGGTAATATTCGAGAGTTGCGAAATGTGGTGGAACGATTGATTATTCTCGGGGGCAAAGAGGTGACCGAAGAAGATGTTAAGCTTTTTGCCAGTAAGTAA
- a CDS encoding mechanosensitive ion channel-like protein — MLFQEESNKVVEIIEKDIWGSLKDFLQLGISYGQGEQRIQITIGLLIILTLALLSTTFVLRWLRGLFTRRMENDDRLKFISVFKFIRYVVYLIVILLTMSAAGIDITLLLTASAALFVGLGLALQELFQDIIGGILIIVDKSLHVGDIIDVDGKVGKVFEIKLRTTRAITRDDKIIIIPNHHFISNIIYNYTQNHKSTREKIIVGVAYGSDVQLVTKILEEISIDHQGVLKNPKPFVMFDDFGDSALMFSLNFYIADSFSDPRIKSEMRYKIDEKFRENNITIPFPQRDVHLFQHSPFQHSSVVNSENSNEK; from the coding sequence ATGTTGTTTCAAGAAGAATCAAATAAGGTTGTTGAAATAATTGAAAAAGATATTTGGGGAAGCTTAAAAGATTTCCTTCAATTAGGTATTTCGTACGGTCAGGGCGAGCAACGTATTCAAATTACAATTGGCCTGTTGATAATATTGACATTAGCTCTACTAAGCACAACATTTGTATTGCGCTGGCTGCGGGGGCTTTTTACCCGCCGAATGGAAAATGATGATAGGCTAAAGTTCATCAGTGTTTTTAAGTTTATTCGATATGTGGTTTATCTCATTGTCATTTTATTGACCATGAGTGCGGCCGGTATAGATATAACTTTGTTGCTAACCGCGTCAGCGGCTTTGTTCGTTGGTTTGGGTCTTGCCCTACAAGAACTTTTTCAAGATATTATTGGTGGAATTTTAATCATAGTCGATAAGTCACTTCATGTCGGTGATATTATCGATGTTGATGGAAAGGTGGGAAAGGTTTTTGAAATTAAACTTAGAACGACAAGGGCCATAACCCGAGATGATAAGATAATCATCATTCCCAATCATCATTTTATCAGTAATATTATATATAATTACACCCAAAACCATAAAAGTACCAGAGAAAAAATAATAGTGGGTGTGGCCTATGGAAGCGATGTACAACTCGTAACTAAAATTCTTGAAGAAATTTCCATTGACCATCAAGGGGTTTTGAAAAATCCGAAGCCTTTTGTGATGTTTGATGATTTTGGAGACTCTGCATTGATGTTTTCACTGAACTTTTATATTGCCGATAGTTTTAGTGACCCTAGAATTAAAAGTGAAATGCGTTATAAGATCGATGAGAAATTTAGGGAGAATAATATTACGATTCCTTTTCCTCAACGAGATGTCCACCTCTTTCAACATTCACCCTTTCAGCACAGTTCTGTAGTTAATTCCGAAAATTCGAATGAAAAATAG
- a CDS encoding ABC-2 type transport system permease protein produces the protein MNKLLLIIKREYLAKVRNKSFVIMTFLSPVLMVGMVVLIAYLAKINDNEQRVIGILNESDYFSNEFVITENTSFINFRDLTLETAKDSAAQLGFYGLLYIPDEISLEKVCQRSFLYTKDAPSTTVTDKIEGVFQQRLRQQRLLDLGLSSSDFETVDTDFDINTATFQGETNIKGITEIKAFIGGGFGYLIMMFIIIYGGFVMRSVIEEKTSRIIEVIISSVKPFQLMLGKIIGTSLAGITQFAIWLVSASILLFVVFAFFDIDPSALSAGNQIQSEMGSNMTPTVPTVDQTMQVYAQELFNIPWVMLITFFLIYFLLGYLIYSSIYAAIGAAVDNETDTQQFIFPIIMPLMLAIYVGFFSVFSNPHGPIAVGFSLFPLTSPIVMMMRLPGGIGEGGVPLWELVTSILLLFGTFIGIVWLAAKIYRVGILMYGKKPTYKELFKWLKY, from the coding sequence ATGAATAAGTTATTACTCATAATCAAGCGTGAATATCTGGCGAAAGTTCGAAATAAGTCATTTGTAATCATGACCTTTTTAAGCCCTGTTCTAATGGTGGGTATGGTGGTGCTTATTGCTTATTTGGCTAAGATAAATGACAATGAACAACGTGTAATAGGTATTCTGAACGAGAGCGATTATTTTTCTAATGAATTTGTGATAACCGAGAACACTTCATTCATTAATTTCAGAGATTTAACTTTAGAGACAGCCAAAGACTCAGCGGCACAGTTGGGCTTTTATGGCCTGTTATATATACCTGATGAGATTAGCCTAGAAAAAGTTTGCCAACGCTCATTTTTATATACCAAAGATGCACCCAGTACAACAGTAACCGATAAAATTGAAGGGGTATTTCAGCAACGTTTGCGACAGCAGCGCTTACTTGATTTAGGGCTATCATCTTCAGATTTTGAAACTGTTGATACCGATTTTGATATAAACACCGCCACTTTTCAGGGCGAGACCAATATTAAGGGCATCACCGAAATAAAGGCGTTCATCGGGGGCGGATTCGGTTATTTGATCATGATGTTCATAATCATTTATGGTGGTTTTGTTATGCGTAGTGTAATCGAAGAAAAAACCAGTAGAATTATTGAAGTGATTATATCTTCGGTAAAACCTTTTCAGTTGATGTTGGGCAAGATTATCGGTACCTCTTTGGCAGGCATAACCCAATTTGCCATTTGGTTGGTGTCGGCATCAATACTTCTGTTCGTTGTTTTTGCTTTTTTTGACATAGACCCTTCGGCTTTAAGTGCTGGAAACCAAATACAATCTGAGATGGGTTCTAATATGACACCGACCGTGCCTACTGTGGATCAGACTATGCAAGTTTATGCTCAAGAATTGTTCAATATTCCTTGGGTGATGCTAATTACATTTTTTTTGATTTATTTTCTACTGGGCTATTTAATCTATAGCTCGATTTATGCCGCAATAGGCGCAGCGGTAGATAATGAAACAGATACCCAGCAGTTTATTTTTCCTATTATTATGCCCCTGATGTTGGCCATATATGTCGGGTTCTTTTCTGTTTTTAGTAATCCTCACGGGCCCATAGCTGTAGGTTTTTCATTGTTTCCTTTGACGTCTCCGATTGTTATGATGATGAGGTTGCCCGGTGGTATAGGTGAAGGCGGGGTGCCCCTTTGGGAACTGGTTACATCGATACTGTTATTATTCGGTACCTTTATAGGTATTGTTTGGCTGGCAGCCAAAATTTATAGGGTAGGTATATTAATGTATGGTAAAAAACCTACTTATAAAGAATTGTTCAAGTGGTTAAAATACTGA